One part of the Arabidopsis thaliana chromosome 4, partial sequence genome encodes these proteins:
- the nPAP gene encoding nuclear poly(a) polymerase (nuclear poly(a) polymerase (nPAP); CONTAINS InterPro DOMAIN/s: Poly(A) polymerase (InterPro:IPR014492), Nucleotidyltransferase, class I, C-terminal-like (InterPro:IPR011068), Poly(A) polymerase, central domain (InterPro:IPR007012), Nucleotidyl transferase domain (InterPro:IPR002934), Poly(A) polymerase, RNA-binding domain (InterPro:IPR007010); Has 35333 Blast hits to 34131 proteins in 2444 species: Archae - 798; Bacteria - 22429; Metazoa - 974; Fungi - 991; Plants - 531; Viruses - 0; Other Eukaryotes - 9610 (source: NCBI BLink).) gives MMVGTQNLGGSLPPLNSPKSYGITKPLSLAGPSSADIKRNVELEKYLVDEGLYESKDDTMRREEVLGRIDQIVKHWVKQLTQQRGYTDQMVEDANAVIFTFGSYRLGVHGPGADIDTLCVGPSYVNREEDFFIILHDILAEMEEVTELHPVPDAHVPVMKFKFQGIPIDLLYASISLLVVPQDLDISSSSVLCEVDEPTVRSLNGCRVADQILKLVPNFEHFRTTLRCLKYWAKKRGVYSNVTGFLGGVNWALLVARVCQLYPNAIPSMLVSRFFRVYTQWRWPNPVMLCAIEEDELGFPVWDRRKNHRDRYHLMPIITPAYPCMNSSYNVSQSTLRVMTEQFQFGNNILQEIELNKQHWSSLFEQYMFFEAYKNYLQVDIVAADAEDLLAWKGWVESRFRQLTLKIERDTNGMLMCHPQPNEYVDTARQFLHCAFFMGLQRAEGVGGQECQQFDIRGTVDEFRQEVNMYMFWKPGMDVFVSHVRRRQLPPFVFPNGYRRPRQSRHQNLPGGKSGEDGSVSHSGSVVERHAKRKNDSEMMDVRPEKPEKRASLSPQSLDIVSPENSAITTGWTPPVCNLRRPPSEEIEADNLNTECTELTDLARNECNSGSEQVLEVDSMAVVQECSDPAEPLGKCVTPDSVDVVACVSGQEENLDRNLRSVSISGTDSPLLPSRSCGQNRDYEGFGFPAANSDPMGKKNLYSQSGMSEDLQSNSLVSGMEKSEDRARSESFQKSQIRHAIDVKKTGDFNSNCCVGQTTESRSFW, from the exons ATGATGGTGGGTACTCAAAATTTAGGTGGTTCGTTGCCGCCGCTGAATTCTCCTAAAAGCTATGGAATTACGAAGCCGCTCTCTCTTGCTGGGCCTTCTTCGGCGGATATTAAGCGTAATGTGGAGCTGGAGAAG TACTTGGTTGATGAGGGACTCTACGAGAGCAAGGATGATACCATGCGGCGAGAGGAAGTTCTAGGACGCATCGATCAG attgtaaAGCACTGGGTGAAACAGTTAACGCAGCAAAGAGGATATACTGATCAGATGGTGGAAGATGCAAATGCTGTCATTTTCACCTTTGGATCCTACCGACTTGGC GTGCATGGTCCTGGGGCTGACATTGATACTTTGTGTGTTGGGCCATCTTATGTTAACCGGGAG GAGgatttcttcatcatcttgcATGATATATTGGCTGAGATGGAAGAAGTGACTGAGCTCCATCCTGTTCCCGATGCCCATGTTCCGGTCATGAAATTTAAGTTTCAAGGAATACCGATTGATCTGCTCTATGCTAGCATATCACTTTTAGTTGTGCCACAG GATCTGGATATCTCCAGCTCTTCTGTGCTGTGTGAAGTTGATGAGCCAACCGTTCGAAGTCTTAATGGTTGTAGAGTTGCTGATCAGATTCTTAAACTCGTTCCAAATTTTGAG CACTTCCGGACAACCTTAAGATGCCTGAAGTACTGGGCTAAGAAGCGTGGGGTGTATTCAAAT GTGACTGGATTTCTTGGCGGTGTAAACTGGGCACTTTTGGTTGCTCGTGTCTGCCAGCTTTATCCAAATGCAATTCCTAGTATGCTGGTTTCTCGTTTTTTTAGAGTATATACTCAATGGCGGTGGCCGAACCCAGTCATGCTTTGTGCAATAGAAGAGGATGAGCTTGGATTTCCTGTCTGGGACCGTCGTAAGAATCATCGCGACCGCTATCACCTTATGCCAATAATAACTCCAGCTTACCCATGCATGAATTCTAGTTACAATGTCTCTCAAAGCACTCTTCGCGTTATGACAGAGCAGTTCCAGTTTGGTAACAATATCTTGCAG GAGATTGAATTAAATAAACAGCACTGGAGCTCTTTATTTGaacaatatatgtttttcGAGGCATACAAAAACTACCTTCAGGTTGATATAGTGGCAGCAGATGCAGAAGATTTATTGGCTTGGAAGGGTTGGGTGGAGTCGCGGTTCAGACAGCTGACCTTAAAG ATAGAAAGAGACACTAATGGGATGTTAATGTGCCATCCCCAACCAAATGAGTATGTAGACACGGCTAGGCAGTTTCTGCATTGTGCCTTTTTCATGGGCTTGCAGAGGGCAGAGGGAGTTGGGGGTCAAGAATGTCAACAGTTTGATATACGTGGTACTGTCGATGAGTTCAGACAAGAAGTAAACatgtatatgttttggaaaCCTGGGATGGATGTTTTCGTTTCTCATGTTCGTAGACGACAGCTTCCACCTTTTGTTTTCCCTAATGGATATCGAAGGCCTCGGCAGTCCAGGCACCAAAATCTACCGGGTGGAAAATCTGGTGAAGATGGCAGTGTTTCTCATTCCGGCTCTGTGGTGGAGAGGCATGCCAAGCGAAAGAACGATAGTGAAATGATGGATGTGAGGCCAGAGAAACCTGAGAAGCGTGCATCTCTTAGTCCACAGAGTCTAGATATAGTTTCTCCTGAAAATAGTGCTATCACAACTGGTTGGACTCCTCCTGTTTGCAACCTTAGAAGGCCACCAAGCGAGGAAATAGAAGCTGATAATTTGAACACTGAGTGTACTGAACTCACAGACTTAGCTCGAAATGAGTGTAACTCTGGCAGCGAGCAAGTTCTTGAAGTAGATAGTATGGCTGTAGTTCAAGAATGCTCTGATCCTGCTGAGCCTTTGGGAAAGTGTGTAACACCTGACTCTGTTGATGTGGTAGCATGTGTAAGTGGGCAGGAAGAAAACTTAGATCGTAATTTGAGGTCTGTATCCATCAGTGGTACTGACTCCCCACTTCTTCCGAGCAGATCCTGTGGGCAGAACCGTGATTATgag GGTTTCGGGTTTCCTGCTGCAAATTCAGATCCTATGGGAAAGAAAAACTTGTACTCTCAAAGCGGCATGTCGGAAGACCTTCAG TCAAACTCTTTGGTGAGCGGGATGGAGAAGTCGGAAGACAGAGCTAGGTCAGAATCTTTCCAGAAGTCACAGATAAGGCAT GCTATTGACGTGAAGAAAACGGGGGATTTCAACTCAAATTGTTGCGTTGGACAGACGACAGAGTCCAGAAGCTTTTGGTAA
- the nPAP gene encoding nuclear poly(a) polymerase (nuclear poly(a) polymerase (nPAP); CONTAINS InterPro DOMAIN/s: Poly(A) polymerase (InterPro:IPR014492), Poly(A) polymerase, central domain (InterPro:IPR007012), Nucleotidyltransferase, class I, C-terminal-like (InterPro:IPR011068), Nucleotidyl transferase domain (InterPro:IPR002934), Poly(A) polymerase, RNA-binding domain (InterPro:IPR007010); Has 35333 Blast hits to 34131 proteins in 2444 species: Archae - 798; Bacteria - 22429; Metazoa - 974; Fungi - 991; Plants - 531; Viruses - 0; Other Eukaryotes - 9610 (source: NCBI BLink).) has protein sequence MMVGTQNLGGSLPPLNSPKSYGITKPLSLAGPSSADIKRNVELEKYLVDEGLYESKDDTMRREEVLGRIDQIVKHWVKQLTQQRGYTDQMVEDANAVIFTFGSYRLGVHGPGADIDTLCVGPSYVNREEDFFIILHDILAEMEEVTELHPVPDAHVPVMKFKFQGIPIDLLYASISLLVVPQDLDISSSSVLCEVDEPTVRSLNGCRVADQILKLVPNFEHFRTTLRCLKYWAKKRGVYSNVTGFLGGVNWALLVARVCQLYPNAIPSMLVSRFFRVYTQWRWPNPVMLCAIEEDELGFPVWDRRKNHRDRYHLMPIITPAYPCMNSSYNVSQSTLRVMTEQFQFGNNILQEIELNKQHWSSLFEQYMFFEAYKNYLQVDIVAADAEDLLAWKGWVESRFRQLTLKIERDTNGMLMCHPQPNEYVDTARQFLHCAFFMGLQRAEGVGGQECQQFDIRGTVDEFRQEVNMYMFWKPGMDVFVSHVRRRQLPPFVFPNGYRRPRQSRHQNLPGGKSGEDGSVSHSGSVVERHAKRKNDSEMMDVRPEKPEKRASLSPQSLDIVSPENSAITTGWTPPVCNLRRPPSEEIEADNLNTECTELTDLARNECNSGSEQVLEVDSMAVVQECSDPAEPLGKCVTPDSVDVVACVSGQEENLDRNLRSVSISGTDSPLLPSRSCGQNRDYEGFGFPAANSDPMGKKNLYSQSGMSEDLQCQET, from the exons ATGATGGTGGGTACTCAAAATTTAGGTGGTTCGTTGCCGCCGCTGAATTCTCCTAAAAGCTATGGAATTACGAAGCCGCTCTCTCTTGCTGGGCCTTCTTCGGCGGATATTAAGCGTAATGTGGAGCTGGAGAAG TACTTGGTTGATGAGGGACTCTACGAGAGCAAGGATGATACCATGCGGCGAGAGGAAGTTCTAGGACGCATCGATCAG attgtaaAGCACTGGGTGAAACAGTTAACGCAGCAAAGAGGATATACTGATCAGATGGTGGAAGATGCAAATGCTGTCATTTTCACCTTTGGATCCTACCGACTTGGC GTGCATGGTCCTGGGGCTGACATTGATACTTTGTGTGTTGGGCCATCTTATGTTAACCGGGAG GAGgatttcttcatcatcttgcATGATATATTGGCTGAGATGGAAGAAGTGACTGAGCTCCATCCTGTTCCCGATGCCCATGTTCCGGTCATGAAATTTAAGTTTCAAGGAATACCGATTGATCTGCTCTATGCTAGCATATCACTTTTAGTTGTGCCACAG GATCTGGATATCTCCAGCTCTTCTGTGCTGTGTGAAGTTGATGAGCCAACCGTTCGAAGTCTTAATGGTTGTAGAGTTGCTGATCAGATTCTTAAACTCGTTCCAAATTTTGAG CACTTCCGGACAACCTTAAGATGCCTGAAGTACTGGGCTAAGAAGCGTGGGGTGTATTCAAAT GTGACTGGATTTCTTGGCGGTGTAAACTGGGCACTTTTGGTTGCTCGTGTCTGCCAGCTTTATCCAAATGCAATTCCTAGTATGCTGGTTTCTCGTTTTTTTAGAGTATATACTCAATGGCGGTGGCCGAACCCAGTCATGCTTTGTGCAATAGAAGAGGATGAGCTTGGATTTCCTGTCTGGGACCGTCGTAAGAATCATCGCGACCGCTATCACCTTATGCCAATAATAACTCCAGCTTACCCATGCATGAATTCTAGTTACAATGTCTCTCAAAGCACTCTTCGCGTTATGACAGAGCAGTTCCAGTTTGGTAACAATATCTTGCAG GAGATTGAATTAAATAAACAGCACTGGAGCTCTTTATTTGaacaatatatgtttttcGAGGCATACAAAAACTACCTTCAGGTTGATATAGTGGCAGCAGATGCAGAAGATTTATTGGCTTGGAAGGGTTGGGTGGAGTCGCGGTTCAGACAGCTGACCTTAAAG ATAGAAAGAGACACTAATGGGATGTTAATGTGCCATCCCCAACCAAATGAGTATGTAGACACGGCTAGGCAGTTTCTGCATTGTGCCTTTTTCATGGGCTTGCAGAGGGCAGAGGGAGTTGGGGGTCAAGAATGTCAACAGTTTGATATACGTGGTACTGTCGATGAGTTCAGACAAGAAGTAAACatgtatatgttttggaaaCCTGGGATGGATGTTTTCGTTTCTCATGTTCGTAGACGACAGCTTCCACCTTTTGTTTTCCCTAATGGATATCGAAGGCCTCGGCAGTCCAGGCACCAAAATCTACCGGGTGGAAAATCTGGTGAAGATGGCAGTGTTTCTCATTCCGGCTCTGTGGTGGAGAGGCATGCCAAGCGAAAGAACGATAGTGAAATGATGGATGTGAGGCCAGAGAAACCTGAGAAGCGTGCATCTCTTAGTCCACAGAGTCTAGATATAGTTTCTCCTGAAAATAGTGCTATCACAACTGGTTGGACTCCTCCTGTTTGCAACCTTAGAAGGCCACCAAGCGAGGAAATAGAAGCTGATAATTTGAACACTGAGTGTACTGAACTCACAGACTTAGCTCGAAATGAGTGTAACTCTGGCAGCGAGCAAGTTCTTGAAGTAGATAGTATGGCTGTAGTTCAAGAATGCTCTGATCCTGCTGAGCCTTTGGGAAAGTGTGTAACACCTGACTCTGTTGATGTGGTAGCATGTGTAAGTGGGCAGGAAGAAAACTTAGATCGTAATTTGAGGTCTGTATCCATCAGTGGTACTGACTCCCCACTTCTTCCGAGCAGATCCTGTGGGCAGAACCGTGATTATgag GGTTTCGGGTTTCCTGCTGCAAATTCAGATCCTATGGGAAAGAAAAACTTGTACTCTCAAAGCGGCATGTCGGAAGACCTTCAG TGTCAAGAAACATAG
- the nPAP gene encoding nuclear poly(a) polymerase (nuclear poly(a) polymerase (nPAP); CONTAINS InterPro DOMAIN/s: Poly(A) polymerase (InterPro:IPR014492), Nucleotidyltransferase, class I, C-terminal-like (InterPro:IPR011068), Poly(A) polymerase, central domain (InterPro:IPR007012), Nucleotidyl transferase domain (InterPro:IPR002934), Poly(A) polymerase, RNA-binding domain (InterPro:IPR007010); Has 808 Blast hits to 801 proteins in 219 species: Archae - 0; Bacteria - 13; Metazoa - 260; Fungi - 212; Plants - 185; Viruses - 0; Other Eukaryotes - 138 (source: NCBI BLink).), which produces MMVGTQNLGGSLPPLNSPKSYGITKPLSLAGPSSADIKRNVELEKYLVDEGLYESKDDTMRREEVLGRIDQIVKHWVKQLTQQRGYTDQMVEDANAVIFTFGSYRLGVHGPGADIDTLCVGPSYVNREEDFFIILHDILAEMEEVTELHPVPDAHVPVMKFKFQGIPIDLLYASISLLVVPQDLDISSSSVLCEVDEPTVRSLNGCRVADQILKLVPNFEHFRTTLRCLKYWAKKRGVYSNVTGFLGGVNWALLVARVCQLYPNAIPSMLVSRFFRVYTQWRWPNPVMLCAIEEDELGFPVWDRRKNHRDRYHLMPIITPAYPCMNSSYNVSQSTLRVMTEQFQFGNNILQEIELNKQHWSSLFEQYMFFEAYKNYLQVDIVAADAEDLLAWKGWVESRFRQLTLKIERDTNGMLMCHPQPNEYVDTARQFLHCAFFMGLQRAEGVGGQECQQFDIRGTVDEFRQEVNMYMFWKPGMDVFVSHVRRRQLPPFVFPNGYRRPRQSRHQNLPGGKSGEDGSVSHSGSVVERHAKRKNDSEMMDVRPEKPEKRASLSPQSLDIVSPENSAITTGWTPPVCNLRRPPSEEIEADNLNTECTELTDLARNECNSGSEQVLEVDSMAVVQECSDPAEPLGKCVTPDSVDVVACVSGQEENLDRNLRSVSISGTDSPLLPSRSCGQNRDYEGFGFPAANSDPMGKKNLYSQSGMSEDLQSNSLVSGMEKSEDRARLSLKSTV; this is translated from the exons ATGATGGTGGGTACTCAAAATTTAGGTGGTTCGTTGCCGCCGCTGAATTCTCCTAAAAGCTATGGAATTACGAAGCCGCTCTCTCTTGCTGGGCCTTCTTCGGCGGATATTAAGCGTAATGTGGAGCTGGAGAAG TACTTGGTTGATGAGGGACTCTACGAGAGCAAGGATGATACCATGCGGCGAGAGGAAGTTCTAGGACGCATCGATCAG attgtaaAGCACTGGGTGAAACAGTTAACGCAGCAAAGAGGATATACTGATCAGATGGTGGAAGATGCAAATGCTGTCATTTTCACCTTTGGATCCTACCGACTTGGC GTGCATGGTCCTGGGGCTGACATTGATACTTTGTGTGTTGGGCCATCTTATGTTAACCGGGAG GAGgatttcttcatcatcttgcATGATATATTGGCTGAGATGGAAGAAGTGACTGAGCTCCATCCTGTTCCCGATGCCCATGTTCCGGTCATGAAATTTAAGTTTCAAGGAATACCGATTGATCTGCTCTATGCTAGCATATCACTTTTAGTTGTGCCACAG GATCTGGATATCTCCAGCTCTTCTGTGCTGTGTGAAGTTGATGAGCCAACCGTTCGAAGTCTTAATGGTTGTAGAGTTGCTGATCAGATTCTTAAACTCGTTCCAAATTTTGAG CACTTCCGGACAACCTTAAGATGCCTGAAGTACTGGGCTAAGAAGCGTGGGGTGTATTCAAAT GTGACTGGATTTCTTGGCGGTGTAAACTGGGCACTTTTGGTTGCTCGTGTCTGCCAGCTTTATCCAAATGCAATTCCTAGTATGCTGGTTTCTCGTTTTTTTAGAGTATATACTCAATGGCGGTGGCCGAACCCAGTCATGCTTTGTGCAATAGAAGAGGATGAGCTTGGATTTCCTGTCTGGGACCGTCGTAAGAATCATCGCGACCGCTATCACCTTATGCCAATAATAACTCCAGCTTACCCATGCATGAATTCTAGTTACAATGTCTCTCAAAGCACTCTTCGCGTTATGACAGAGCAGTTCCAGTTTGGTAACAATATCTTGCAG GAGATTGAATTAAATAAACAGCACTGGAGCTCTTTATTTGaacaatatatgtttttcGAGGCATACAAAAACTACCTTCAGGTTGATATAGTGGCAGCAGATGCAGAAGATTTATTGGCTTGGAAGGGTTGGGTGGAGTCGCGGTTCAGACAGCTGACCTTAAAG ATAGAAAGAGACACTAATGGGATGTTAATGTGCCATCCCCAACCAAATGAGTATGTAGACACGGCTAGGCAGTTTCTGCATTGTGCCTTTTTCATGGGCTTGCAGAGGGCAGAGGGAGTTGGGGGTCAAGAATGTCAACAGTTTGATATACGTGGTACTGTCGATGAGTTCAGACAAGAAGTAAACatgtatatgttttggaaaCCTGGGATGGATGTTTTCGTTTCTCATGTTCGTAGACGACAGCTTCCACCTTTTGTTTTCCCTAATGGATATCGAAGGCCTCGGCAGTCCAGGCACCAAAATCTACCGGGTGGAAAATCTGGTGAAGATGGCAGTGTTTCTCATTCCGGCTCTGTGGTGGAGAGGCATGCCAAGCGAAAGAACGATAGTGAAATGATGGATGTGAGGCCAGAGAAACCTGAGAAGCGTGCATCTCTTAGTCCACAGAGTCTAGATATAGTTTCTCCTGAAAATAGTGCTATCACAACTGGTTGGACTCCTCCTGTTTGCAACCTTAGAAGGCCACCAAGCGAGGAAATAGAAGCTGATAATTTGAACACTGAGTGTACTGAACTCACAGACTTAGCTCGAAATGAGTGTAACTCTGGCAGCGAGCAAGTTCTTGAAGTAGATAGTATGGCTGTAGTTCAAGAATGCTCTGATCCTGCTGAGCCTTTGGGAAAGTGTGTAACACCTGACTCTGTTGATGTGGTAGCATGTGTAAGTGGGCAGGAAGAAAACTTAGATCGTAATTTGAGGTCTGTATCCATCAGTGGTACTGACTCCCCACTTCTTCCGAGCAGATCCTGTGGGCAGAACCGTGATTATgag GGTTTCGGGTTTCCTGCTGCAAATTCAGATCCTATGGGAAAGAAAAACTTGTACTCTCAAAGCGGCATGTCGGAAGACCTTCAG TCAAACTCTTTGGTGAGCGGGATGGAGAAGTCGGAAGACAGAGCTAG GTTAAGCTTAAAGTCCACTGTGTGA
- the nPAP gene encoding nuclear poly(a) polymerase (nuclear poly(a) polymerase (nPAP); CONTAINS InterPro DOMAIN/s: Poly(A) polymerase (InterPro:IPR014492), Nucleotidyltransferase, class I, C-terminal-like (InterPro:IPR011068), Poly(A) polymerase, central domain (InterPro:IPR007012), Nucleotidyl transferase domain (InterPro:IPR002934), Poly(A) polymerase, RNA-binding domain (InterPro:IPR007010); Has 35333 Blast hits to 34131 proteins in 2444 species: Archae - 798; Bacteria - 22429; Metazoa - 974; Fungi - 991; Plants - 531; Viruses - 0; Other Eukaryotes - 9610 (source: NCBI BLink).), protein MMVGTQNLGGSLPPLNSPKSYGITKPLSLAGPSSADIKRNVELEKYLVDEGLYESKDDTMRREEVLGRIDQIVKHWVKQLTQQRGYTDQMVEDANAVIFTFGSYRLGVHGPGADIDTLCVGPSYVNREEDFFIILHDILAEMEEVTELHPVPDAHVPVMKFKFQGIPIDLLYASISLLVVPQDLDISSSSVLCEVDEPTVRSLNGCRVADQILKLVPNFEHFRTTLRCLKYWAKKRGVYSNVTGFLGGVNWALLVARVCQLYPNAIPSMLVSRFFRVYTQWRWPNPVMLCAIEEDELGFPVWDRRKNHRDRYHLMPIITPAYPCMNSSYNVSQSTLRVMTEQFQFGNNILQEIELNKQHWSSLFEQYMFFEAYKNYLQVDIVAADAEDLLAWKGWVESRFRQLTLKIERDTNGMLMCHPQPNEYVDTARQFLHCAFFMGLQRAEGVGGQECQQFDIRGTVDEFRQEVNMYMFWKPGMDVFVSHVRRRQLPPFVFPNGYRRPRQSRHQNLPGGKSGEDGSVSHSGSVVERHAKRKNDSEMMDVRPEKPEKRASLSPQSLDIVSPENSAITTGWTPPVCNLRRPPSEEIEADNLNTECTELTDLARNECNSGSEQVLEVDSMAVVQECSDPAEPLGKCVTPDSVDVVACVSGQEENLDRNLRSVSISGTDSPLLPSRSCGQNRDYEGFGFPAANSDPMGKKNLYSQSGMSEDLQSNSLVSGMEKSEDRASTSRLSLKSTV, encoded by the exons ATGATGGTGGGTACTCAAAATTTAGGTGGTTCGTTGCCGCCGCTGAATTCTCCTAAAAGCTATGGAATTACGAAGCCGCTCTCTCTTGCTGGGCCTTCTTCGGCGGATATTAAGCGTAATGTGGAGCTGGAGAAG TACTTGGTTGATGAGGGACTCTACGAGAGCAAGGATGATACCATGCGGCGAGAGGAAGTTCTAGGACGCATCGATCAG attgtaaAGCACTGGGTGAAACAGTTAACGCAGCAAAGAGGATATACTGATCAGATGGTGGAAGATGCAAATGCTGTCATTTTCACCTTTGGATCCTACCGACTTGGC GTGCATGGTCCTGGGGCTGACATTGATACTTTGTGTGTTGGGCCATCTTATGTTAACCGGGAG GAGgatttcttcatcatcttgcATGATATATTGGCTGAGATGGAAGAAGTGACTGAGCTCCATCCTGTTCCCGATGCCCATGTTCCGGTCATGAAATTTAAGTTTCAAGGAATACCGATTGATCTGCTCTATGCTAGCATATCACTTTTAGTTGTGCCACAG GATCTGGATATCTCCAGCTCTTCTGTGCTGTGTGAAGTTGATGAGCCAACCGTTCGAAGTCTTAATGGTTGTAGAGTTGCTGATCAGATTCTTAAACTCGTTCCAAATTTTGAG CACTTCCGGACAACCTTAAGATGCCTGAAGTACTGGGCTAAGAAGCGTGGGGTGTATTCAAAT GTGACTGGATTTCTTGGCGGTGTAAACTGGGCACTTTTGGTTGCTCGTGTCTGCCAGCTTTATCCAAATGCAATTCCTAGTATGCTGGTTTCTCGTTTTTTTAGAGTATATACTCAATGGCGGTGGCCGAACCCAGTCATGCTTTGTGCAATAGAAGAGGATGAGCTTGGATTTCCTGTCTGGGACCGTCGTAAGAATCATCGCGACCGCTATCACCTTATGCCAATAATAACTCCAGCTTACCCATGCATGAATTCTAGTTACAATGTCTCTCAAAGCACTCTTCGCGTTATGACAGAGCAGTTCCAGTTTGGTAACAATATCTTGCAG GAGATTGAATTAAATAAACAGCACTGGAGCTCTTTATTTGaacaatatatgtttttcGAGGCATACAAAAACTACCTTCAGGTTGATATAGTGGCAGCAGATGCAGAAGATTTATTGGCTTGGAAGGGTTGGGTGGAGTCGCGGTTCAGACAGCTGACCTTAAAG ATAGAAAGAGACACTAATGGGATGTTAATGTGCCATCCCCAACCAAATGAGTATGTAGACACGGCTAGGCAGTTTCTGCATTGTGCCTTTTTCATGGGCTTGCAGAGGGCAGAGGGAGTTGGGGGTCAAGAATGTCAACAGTTTGATATACGTGGTACTGTCGATGAGTTCAGACAAGAAGTAAACatgtatatgttttggaaaCCTGGGATGGATGTTTTCGTTTCTCATGTTCGTAGACGACAGCTTCCACCTTTTGTTTTCCCTAATGGATATCGAAGGCCTCGGCAGTCCAGGCACCAAAATCTACCGGGTGGAAAATCTGGTGAAGATGGCAGTGTTTCTCATTCCGGCTCTGTGGTGGAGAGGCATGCCAAGCGAAAGAACGATAGTGAAATGATGGATGTGAGGCCAGAGAAACCTGAGAAGCGTGCATCTCTTAGTCCACAGAGTCTAGATATAGTTTCTCCTGAAAATAGTGCTATCACAACTGGTTGGACTCCTCCTGTTTGCAACCTTAGAAGGCCACCAAGCGAGGAAATAGAAGCTGATAATTTGAACACTGAGTGTACTGAACTCACAGACTTAGCTCGAAATGAGTGTAACTCTGGCAGCGAGCAAGTTCTTGAAGTAGATAGTATGGCTGTAGTTCAAGAATGCTCTGATCCTGCTGAGCCTTTGGGAAAGTGTGTAACACCTGACTCTGTTGATGTGGTAGCATGTGTAAGTGGGCAGGAAGAAAACTTAGATCGTAATTTGAGGTCTGTATCCATCAGTGGTACTGACTCCCCACTTCTTCCGAGCAGATCCTGTGGGCAGAACCGTGATTATgag GGTTTCGGGTTTCCTGCTGCAAATTCAGATCCTATGGGAAAGAAAAACTTGTACTCTCAAAGCGGCATGTCGGAAGACCTTCAG TCAAACTCTTTGGTGAGCGGGATGGAGAAGTCGGAAGACAGAGCTAG CACAAGCAGGTTAAGCTTAAAGTCCACTGTGTGA